From one Rosa rugosa chromosome 4, drRosRugo1.1, whole genome shotgun sequence genomic stretch:
- the LOC133744676 gene encoding uncharacterized protein LOC133744676: protein MSNLNKLDFVALEVSGRNYLKWTQDVKLHLTANKMRSTINADNIAPEDMKARAMIFIKKHMEEALKVEYLAEEDPRSLWVALEERFNHQRTIYLPEARYDWQNIPFQDFKTVNEYNSEICRIRSLLKFCGEELTEADLLEKTFSTFPPSCMVLQQQYRERNFARFSELVTVLLLAEKNNDLLLRNDQARPTGTRVVPLPEANAIAHLENNRARRNRGRGRGRRPERPGHGRRNGPI, encoded by the coding sequence atgtcaaatctcaacaagcttgactttgttgctttggaagtTTCCGGAAGGAACTACCTCAAGTGGACCCAGGATGTCAAGCTCCATTtgactgcaaataagatgagatcaacGATTAATGCTGACAACATCGCCCCTGAAGATATGAAGGCAAGGGCTATGATTTTCATCAAGAAACATATGGAGGAAGCACTCAAGGTGGAATATTTAGCTGAAGAGGACCCACGGTccctttgggtcgctctagaagagcgatTCAACCATCAGAGGACCATTTACTTGCCGGAAGCAAGGTACGACTGGCAGAACATACCTTTCCAGGATTTCAAGACTGTCAATGAGTATAACTCTGAAATCTGCCGGATTCGGTCACTCCTAAAATTCTGTGGAGAAGAGCTCACAGAAGCTGATCTATTGGAGAAAACTTTCTCCACCTTCCCTCCTTCCTGTATGGTCCTGCAGCAACAATACAGGGAGAGAAACTTTGCTAGATTCTCAGAATTGGTCACCGTCCTGTTGCTCGCTGAAAAGAACAACGACCTACTTTTGAGGAATGATCAAGCAAGACCTACCGGTACCAGAGTAGTTCCTTTGCCTGAAGCAAATGCTATTGCCCATCTCGAAAATAACCGCGCAAGGAGAAACCGGGGTCGTGGAAGGGGAAGGAGGCCTGAACGTCCGGGACATGGAAGGAGAAATGGGCCCATATGA